A window of the Cannabis sativa cultivar Pink pepper isolate KNU-18-1 chromosome X, ASM2916894v1, whole genome shotgun sequence genome harbors these coding sequences:
- the LOC115697967 gene encoding ethylene-responsive transcription factor SHINE 2: MVQSRKFRGVRQRQWGSWVSEIRHPLLKRRVWLGTFETAEAAARAYDQAAILMNGQNAKTNFPSPQKTSASNCGDDDHDHVQQEESNIINGSGGAGPLCPKALSELLSIKLRKCCKDPSPSLTCLRLDNDNSHIGVWQKRAGSRAGSDWVMRIELGSHNKSTNTNTNTNTAATTTTTTTISDINDDLDQEYWDDGDGHDHDDIGKLTKSTRVGSGSNCTDQEIIFNNNDNDNDDDDDDIDHVTVAEANKNVEEDKIAMQMIEELLNWNYPISSSAQDIIPHHPPPPPHHQQLN, encoded by the exons ATGGTACAATCCAGAAAATTCAGAGGAGTCAGGCAACGCCAGTGGGGCTCTTGGGTGTCAGAAATTCGCCACCCTTTACT gAAGAGAAGGGTGTGGCTGGGGACATTTGAGACGGCTGAGGCTGCAGCTCGGGCATACGACCAGGCAGCTATATTGATGAATGGTCAAAATGCTAAGACCAATTTCCCTTCTCCTCAAAAAACTAGTGCTAGTAATTGTGGTGATGATGATCATGATCATGTTCAACAAGAAGAGAGTAATATTATTAATGGTAGTGGTGGTGCAGGACCGTTGTGCCCAAAGGCCCTTTCGGAGTTACTTAGCATTAAGCTAAGGAAGTGTTGCAAAGACCCTTCTCCTTCCCTCACTTGTCTTAGACTCGACAACGACAATTCACACATTGGTGTGTGGCAGAAGCGCGCTGGATCTCGCGCTGGCTCTGATTGGGTTATGAGAATTGAGCTCGGCAGCCACAACAAAAGTACCAACACCAACACCAATACCAACACTGCTGCTACTACTACAACAACTACTACTATTTCAGATATTAATGATGATCTTGATCAAGAATATTGGGATGATGGTGATGGTCATGATCATGATGATATTGGGAAGTTGACTAAGTCAACGAGAGTTGGGAGTGGCAGTAATTGTACGGATCAGGAGATCATCttcaataataatgataatgataatgatgatgatgatgatgatattgATCACGTGACTGTTGCTGAAGCTAATAAGAATGTGGAAGAGGATAAAATTGCAATGCAGATGATTGAAGAACTACTTAACTGGAATTATCCTATTTCTTCTTCGGCTCAAGATATCATTCCTCAtcatcctcctcctcctcctcatcATCAACAACTTAATTAA